The Amblyomma americanum isolate KBUSLIRL-KWMA chromosome 5, ASM5285725v1, whole genome shotgun sequence genome window below encodes:
- the LOC144134654 gene encoding G-protein coupled receptor dmsr-1-like, producing the protein MLLIADSLYRNEENLFRTEANLSWPFAGIDIVEEEELPYHGVELGCFHTWYTSHLHGYLSVTVCVFGILANVLNIIVLTQRNMVSPTNGILTGLAVADMLVIATYLPYTIITHVMPQAPTQSFERAVFVLVHSHVSVVFHTVSTWLTVTLAVWRFLAVSFPASSKEWCSMQRARWAVVSVYVSCALCCLPLYLSLTVNQTGTPQEPSYRVDFSNFALANGAFLRNLDFWTNSVLMKLVPCVALTGLSLGLLRALYKVKTRERRLRQGGCGPTGHGGNSEEDRDRTTRMLLAVLLLFLVTEFPSGIVSLLSGILGHHFIKHVYNNLGADMDILARVSCAVNFILYCFMSRQFRKTSAALFTPCIVTKWFPLTSEAPNSTYSTTCV; encoded by the coding sequence ATGCTGCTCATTGCGGACAGCCTCTACCGCAACGAGGAGAACCTATTCCGGACGGAGGCTAACTTGAGTTGGCCGTTCGCCGGCATCGACATCGTCGAAGAGGAGGAGCTTCCTTACCACGGTGTCGAGCTCGGCTGCTTTCACACGTGGTACACGAGTCACCTGCATGGCTACCTGAGCGTGACCGTGTGTGTGTTTGGCATTCTGGCCAACGTGCTCAACATCATTGTGCTCACGCAGCGTAACATGGTGTCGCCAACCAACGGCATCTTGACGGGGCTCGCCGTGGCTGACATGCTTGTGATCGCCACGTACCTCCCATACACCATCATAACGCACGTGATGCCTCAAGCGCCCACACAGAGTTTTGAAAGGGCCGTCTTCGTCCTAGTGCACAGCCATGTGAGCGTCGTCTTTCACACAGTGTCCACGTGGCTGACAGTGACGCTAGCCGTTTGGCGGTTCCTGGCCGTCAGCTTCCCAGCCTCGAGCAAAGAGTGGTGCAGCATGCAGCGTGCCCGCTGGGCCGTAGTCAGCGTGTACGTGTCGTGCGCGCTCTGCTGCTTGCCGCTGTACCTGTCCTTAACGGTGAACCAGACAGGCACGCCCCAGGAGCCGTCGTACAGGGTCGACTTCAGCAACTTCGCGCTTGCCAACGGCGCCTTCCTCCGAAATCTAGACTTCTGGACCAACTCTGTCCTCATGAAGCTGGTGCCGTGCGTGGCTCTGACCGGCCTCAGCTTGGGCTTGCTACGCGCGCTGTACAAGGTGAAGACGCGTGAACGGCGCCTCAGGCAAGGAGGTTGTGGCCCCACTGGCCACGGCGGCAACAGCGAAGAGGACCGCGATCGCACCACACGCATGCTGCTCGCAGTCCTGCTGCTGTTCTTGGTCACCGAGTTCCCGTCCGGCATTGTATCCCTGCTGAGCGGCATCCTGGGCCACCACTTCATCAAACACGTCTACAATAACTTGGGCGCAGACATGGACATCCTGGCACGCGTCAGCTGCGCCGTCAACTTCATACTATACTGCTTTATGAGCAGGCAGTTTCGCAAGACTTCTGCTGCCCTCTTCACGCCCTGCATCGTCACCAAATGGTTTCCCCTGACTTCCGAAGCACCAAACAGCACATATTCCACCACTTGTGTCTAG